A single window of Chitinophaga sp. XS-30 DNA harbors:
- a CDS encoding DUF3823 domain-containing protein: MLRSIFLIAAVALASCEKDNYDGPTAGLSGRFIDADTKQLVEQDIISGTQIELLEHGYDPVSPFFLIVKNDGTYENSLLFENTYTVTPMNGNFISVEPQEIRIAGKTTLDFSVTPYIRVLEPSITRSGNIVTATFKLQQTVGTNIRKIGLYVHSDSRVGEPMRLVAAEQNINAVADPNQVYTLTLDVAAHSSQLPAGRKYYFRAGAVVDISQAKLNYAPVVEIDL, from the coding sequence ATGTTAAGATCGATTTTTTTAATAGCGGCTGTGGCGCTGGCTTCCTGTGAAAAGGATAACTACGACGGCCCCACCGCAGGCCTTTCCGGCCGGTTCATCGATGCCGATACCAAACAGCTGGTAGAGCAGGATATCATTTCCGGCACACAGATAGAGTTGCTGGAACATGGATATGATCCGGTATCGCCGTTCTTCCTCATCGTGAAAAACGATGGCACGTATGAGAACAGCCTGTTGTTCGAAAACACGTACACGGTTACGCCCATGAACGGCAATTTTATCAGTGTGGAGCCGCAGGAGATAAGGATAGCGGGCAAAACCACGCTGGACTTTTCGGTGACGCCCTACATCCGCGTGCTGGAACCCAGCATCACCAGATCCGGGAACATTGTAACGGCCACGTTCAAACTGCAGCAGACTGTCGGTACCAACATCCGGAAAATAGGGTTGTATGTGCATTCCGATTCGCGGGTGGGTGAACCGATGCGCCTCGTAGCAGCGGAGCAGAACATCAATGCCGTAGCTGATCCGAACCAGGTGTACACGCTCACGCTGGATGTGGCGGCGCATTCCTCGCAGCTGCCTGCCGGCAGGAAGTATTACTTCAGGGCAGGGGCCGTAGTGGATATTTCGCAGGCCAAGCTGAACTACGCACCTGTTGTTGAAATAGATCTTTAA
- a CDS encoding RagB/SusD family nutrient uptake outer membrane protein translates to MYYYKKLMMLFAGMLLFSCNSVLELQPTDKIRAEDLFSDPEGVKLYMANLYFQLPTEDFAYFRGGFNQNGGDPNNGGFVPAMITDEAAHTEFGDFLGDGDFHWWDQGYKLVRDVNLLADAIPNLNILEEERRALTGESAFIKAFAYFGLAKRYGGVSLIKATQQYTGDVESLKVPRSTEKETWDYVMELCDQAIDNLGEGTGRRANKWMAYALKSRAALHAASIAKFWNRAPLSGNAATQGLVGLDASAAAGYYNQCILANEAIISSGKFGLYMPSPASPEEAAENYRLLFQNPNTAGNEAIMIKGYTLPGNNLGHNYDIWFQPAQTANGWPHPGRMNPTLDLVDTYERYDNPGVSAPVVTTVEGNINDYNGYNPSLNYIRFDSPNEIFEGKDARLWGTAILPQTNWKGTPIIIQAGYVRPDGSAVIRTNDNITINGTTYYTYGAASTTQYSGFDTYGGNNTRTGFSFKKFMNQLNPITPGWNQSTTDFMEFRYAEILLNYAEAVIESGTGDAAAAAKALNDIRKRAGHTVDIPLTVGNVQRERRVELAFENKRFWDLIRRREYHTEFNNRMVHAILPLQDLRALPETKYIFVRVNLPNSNPRTFTERSYYRFIPGIGSNGLVQNPQY, encoded by the coding sequence ATGTATTACTATAAGAAATTAATGATGTTGTTTGCCGGGATGCTGCTGTTTAGCTGCAACTCCGTGCTGGAGCTGCAGCCGACGGACAAGATACGCGCGGAAGATCTCTTCAGCGATCCCGAAGGCGTGAAGCTGTACATGGCAAACCTGTATTTTCAGCTGCCCACGGAAGATTTCGCATATTTCAGGGGTGGCTTCAATCAGAACGGCGGCGATCCCAACAATGGCGGATTCGTTCCGGCCATGATCACGGATGAAGCGGCCCATACCGAGTTTGGCGACTTCCTGGGCGATGGGGATTTTCACTGGTGGGACCAGGGATATAAACTGGTCCGGGACGTGAACCTCCTGGCCGATGCGATCCCCAACCTCAATATCCTCGAAGAGGAACGCCGCGCCCTCACCGGCGAAAGCGCCTTCATCAAAGCCTTCGCCTATTTCGGGCTGGCCAAAAGGTATGGCGGCGTATCCCTCATTAAAGCCACGCAGCAGTACACCGGCGATGTGGAAAGTCTGAAAGTGCCGCGCAGTACGGAAAAAGAAACCTGGGACTATGTAATGGAACTGTGCGATCAGGCCATCGATAATCTGGGTGAAGGCACCGGCCGCCGCGCCAACAAATGGATGGCCTATGCGCTGAAATCCAGGGCCGCCCTGCATGCCGCATCCATCGCCAAATTCTGGAACCGCGCGCCGCTTTCCGGCAATGCCGCTACCCAGGGCCTTGTGGGCCTGGATGCATCCGCCGCCGCAGGATATTATAACCAGTGCATCCTGGCAAACGAAGCGATCATCTCCTCCGGCAAGTTTGGCCTGTATATGCCCAGCCCCGCCAGCCCGGAAGAAGCGGCGGAGAACTACCGCCTGCTGTTCCAGAACCCCAACACCGCGGGTAACGAGGCCATCATGATCAAAGGCTACACCCTGCCCGGCAACAATCTTGGCCACAACTACGATATCTGGTTCCAGCCGGCGCAAACGGCCAATGGCTGGCCGCATCCCGGCCGCATGAACCCCACGCTGGACCTCGTGGATACCTACGAGCGGTATGACAATCCCGGCGTGAGCGCGCCGGTGGTGACCACCGTGGAAGGGAACATAAACGACTACAACGGCTATAATCCTTCCCTCAATTACATCCGCTTCGATTCACCGAACGAGATATTCGAGGGAAAAGATGCCCGCCTGTGGGGCACCGCCATCCTCCCGCAAACCAACTGGAAGGGAACACCCATCATCATTCAGGCCGGTTATGTAAGGCCTGACGGCAGCGCCGTGATCCGCACGAATGACAACATCACCATCAACGGCACCACCTACTATACTTACGGCGCCGCCAGCACCACACAATACTCCGGCTTCGATACCTACGGCGGCAACAACACCCGCACGGGCTTTTCCTTCAAGAAGTTCATGAACCAGCTCAATCCCATCACGCCCGGATGGAACCAGAGCACTACGGATTTCATGGAATTCCGCTATGCCGAAATATTGCTCAACTACGCGGAAGCAGTGATAGAAAGCGGAACGGGTGATGCTGCCGCGGCCGCAAAAGCATTGAATGATATCCGCAAACGCGCGGGCCATACTGTGGACATCCCGCTGACCGTGGGGAATGTACAGCGGGAAAGAAGGGTAGAGCTGGCATTCGAGAACAAAAGGTTCTGGGACCTCATCCGCAGAAGGGAATACCATACCGAGTTCAACAACCGCATGGTGCATGCCATACTGCCGCTGCAGGATCTCCGGGCATTGCCTGAAACGAAATACATCTTCGTGCGGGTGAACCTGCCCAATTCCAATCCCAGAACATTCACCGAAAGGTCCTACTACCGCTTCATTCCAGGTATAGGTTCCAATGGCCTTGTGCAGAATCCGCAGTACTAA